The proteins below come from a single Streptococcus canis genomic window:
- the nadE gene encoding ammonia-dependent NAD(+) synthetase, translating into MTLQEEIIRQLGVKASIDPQEEIRKTIDFLKAYLHKHPFLKTYVLGISGGQDSSLAGKLAQMAIAELRAETGDSAYQFIAVRLPYGVQADEADAQKALAFIAPDQTLTINIKAAVDGQVAALQEAGIEISDFNKGNIKARQRMISQYAIAGQLAGAVIGTDHAAENITGFFTKFGDGGADILPLFRLNKRQGKALLKVLGADAALYEKVPTADLEDQKPGLADEVALGVTYQEIDDYLEGKAISEESQATIEKWWQKGQHKRHLPITIFDEFWK; encoded by the coding sequence ATGACCTTACAAGAAGAGATTATTCGTCAACTAGGGGTCAAAGCTAGCATTGACCCACAAGAAGAAATTCGAAAAACCATTGATTTTTTAAAAGCTTATTTACATAAGCATCCTTTCTTGAAAACTTATGTCTTAGGGATTTCTGGAGGACAGGATTCTAGCCTTGCGGGTAAGTTGGCACAAATGGCTATTGCTGAATTACGAGCTGAAACAGGTGATTCTGCTTATCAATTTATAGCTGTTCGCTTGCCTTATGGGGTTCAGGCTGATGAAGCAGATGCACAAAAAGCCTTGGCTTTCATTGCGCCAGACCAAACCCTTACCATTAACATCAAGGCAGCCGTGGATGGTCAAGTAGCAGCCTTGCAAGAGGCTGGCATCGAGATTTCTGATTTCAATAAGGGTAATATTAAAGCACGTCAGCGCATGATTAGCCAATATGCGATTGCTGGTCAATTAGCTGGTGCAGTCATCGGAACGGACCATGCTGCAGAAAACATCACTGGTTTCTTTACTAAATTCGGCGATGGCGGTGCCGATATTCTACCGCTTTTTAGGCTTAATAAACGCCAAGGAAAGGCTCTTTTGAAAGTTTTAGGAGCAGATGCTGCCCTCTACGAAAAAGTTCCAACTGCTGATTTGGAAGATCAAAAACCAGGTTTAGCTGATGAAGTCGCCTTAGGAGTGACTTATCAAGAGATTGATGACTACCTCGAAGGGAAAGCTATCTCTGAGGAATCTCAGGCAACCATTGAAAAGTGGTGGCAGAAAGGGCAACACAAGCGTCATTTGCCAATCACCATTTTTGATGAGTTTTGGAAATAA
- a CDS encoding THUMP domain-containing class I SAM-dependent RNA methyltransferase — MKETFRLVATAAAGLEAVVGKEVRALGFDCQVENGKVYFEGDLEAIAKTNLWLRAADRIKIIVGQFPARTFEELFQGVFGLDWENYLPLGAKFPISKAKCVKSKLHNEPSVQAITKKAVVKKLQKHFHRPEGVPLQEVGSEFNIEVSILKDQATIMIDTTGSSLFKRGYRVQKGGAPIKENMAAAILQLSNWFPDKPLVDPTCGSGTFCIEAALIGMNIAPGFNRTFAFEEWSWVDKDLVQKVRDDADKEARYDVELDISGFDIDGRMIDIAKSNAEEAGLSGVITFKQMRLQDFRTDKVNGVIISNPPYGERLLDDKAVDILYNEMGQTFAPLKTWSKFILTSDESFERKYGQKADKKRKLYNGTLKVDLYQFYGERVKRHLI; from the coding sequence ATGAAAGAAACATTTAGATTAGTTGCGACTGCAGCCGCAGGATTAGAAGCTGTCGTTGGTAAGGAAGTAAGAGCATTAGGGTTTGACTGTCAGGTTGAAAATGGGAAAGTTTATTTTGAAGGTGATTTAGAAGCGATTGCTAAAACTAACCTTTGGCTACGTGCAGCAGACCGCATCAAAATTATCGTAGGACAATTCCCTGCTAGGACCTTTGAAGAACTCTTTCAAGGTGTCTTTGGCTTGGATTGGGAAAATTATTTGCCGTTGGGTGCTAAGTTTCCGATTTCAAAAGCCAAGTGTGTCAAGTCAAAACTGCACAACGAACCGAGTGTTCAAGCTATTACCAAAAAAGCTGTTGTCAAGAAGTTACAAAAGCATTTCCATAGGCCAGAAGGTGTTCCCCTCCAAGAGGTTGGATCCGAGTTTAACATTGAAGTGTCTATTTTAAAAGACCAAGCCACTATTATGATTGATACAACTGGCTCTAGCTTGTTTAAACGTGGTTATCGTGTTCAAAAAGGTGGCGCGCCGATTAAGGAAAATATGGCAGCTGCTATTTTACAATTATCTAACTGGTTCCCTGATAAACCTCTAGTTGACCCAACTTGTGGGTCAGGAACATTCTGTATTGAAGCTGCGCTGATAGGAATGAATATTGCTCCTGGTTTTAATCGCACCTTTGCTTTTGAAGAATGGAGCTGGGTGGATAAAGACTTGGTTCAAAAAGTGCGTGATGATGCCGATAAGGAAGCACGTTATGATGTAGAATTGGATATTTCTGGCTTTGATATTGATGGTCGTATGATTGACATTGCCAAAAGTAACGCTGAAGAAGCTGGCTTATCTGGTGTGATTACCTTTAAGCAAATGCGTCTCCAAGACTTTCGAACAGACAAAGTTAATGGTGTTATCATCTCAAATCCTCCTTATGGGGAACGGTTGCTTGATGACAAAGCTGTTGACATCTTGTATAATGAAATGGGGCAAACCTTTGCACCATTGAAAACGTGGAGCAAGTTTATCTTGACCAGTGACGAAAGTTTTGAACGAAAATATGGTCAAAAAGCCGATAAAAAACGTAAACTCTACAATGGTACCCTAAAAGTTGATTTATACCAATTTTATGGGGAAAGGGTAAAGCGACATCTGATATAG
- the recU gene encoding Holliday junction resolvase RecU: protein MVNYPHNLIRQKPNSVQKRSKQNKVDFANRGMSFEATINATNDYYLSQQIAVIHKKPTPIQIVKVDYPKRSRAKIVEAYFRQASTTDYSGVYKGHYIDFEAKETRQKTAMPMKNFHLHQIEHMVAVLEQQGICFVLLHFSTLKETYYLPAKALIDFYQIDHGNKSMPLDYIRKHGFEIVMGAFPQVPYLDIIEQNFLGGDYN from the coding sequence ATGGTCAACTACCCTCATAATCTTATTCGGCAAAAACCAAATTCTGTTCAAAAGCGATCAAAACAAAATAAGGTGGATTTTGCTAACCGAGGCATGTCCTTTGAAGCAACTATCAATGCGACAAACGATTATTATTTGTCACAGCAAATAGCTGTTATTCATAAAAAACCTACCCCTATCCAAATTGTTAAGGTAGACTACCCTAAGCGTAGTCGCGCTAAGATTGTAGAAGCTTACTTTAGACAGGCTTCCACAACTGACTATTCTGGTGTTTACAAGGGGCATTATATTGATTTTGAAGCTAAGGAAACCAGACAAAAAACAGCCATGCCCATGAAAAACTTTCATCTTCATCAGATTGAACACATGGTAGCCGTTTTGGAGCAACAAGGAATTTGTTTTGTCCTTCTTCACTTTTCGACCCTCAAGGAAACCTACTATTTACCTGCTAAAGCACTGATTGATTTTTATCAAATCGATCACGGGAACAAATCCATGCCCCTCGATTATATCAGAAAACATGGCTTTGAGATAGTGATGGGAGCATTTCCTCAGGTCCCTTACTTAGACATAATAGAACAAAATTTTTTAGGCGGTGATTACAATTAA
- the gpsB gene encoding cell division regulator GpsB: protein MTSIIYSPKDIFEQEFKTSMRGFDKKEVDEFLDNVIKDYENFNAQIEALKAENEALKKAKFQARNTVAAATQQPIPQPTRIAQSATNFDILKRISKLEKEVFGKQIIE, encoded by the coding sequence ATGACAAGTATTATTTATAGTCCAAAGGACATTTTTGAGCAAGAATTTAAGACTAGTATGCGAGGTTTTGATAAAAAAGAAGTTGATGAATTTCTTGATAACGTCATCAAAGATTATGAGAATTTCAATGCTCAGATTGAGGCCTTAAAAGCTGAAAATGAAGCCTTGAAAAAGGCGAAGTTTCAAGCTAGAAATACGGTGGCAGCAGCTACTCAACAGCCAATACCTCAACCAACACGCATCGCGCAATCAGCTACTAATTTTGATATTTTGAAGCGTATTAGTAAGTTGGAAAAGGAAGTTTTTGGAAAACAAATTATTGAGTAA
- the pepC gene encoding aminopeptidase C, with the protein MSALTETFTEQLFAHYEANAKFSAIENAVTHNGLLKSLETRQSEVDNDFVFSIDLTKDKVSNQKASGRCWMFAALNTFRHKLITEFKLENFELSQAHTFFWDKYEKANWFMEQVIATADQELTSRKVKFLLDVPQQDGGQWDMVVSLFEKYGVVPKSVYPESISSSNSRELNQYLNKLLRQDAQILRDLIATGADEKQVGNRKAELLQEIFNFLAMTLGLPPRHFDFAYRDKDNQYHLEKGLTPQTFYDKFVGLKLSDYVSVINAPTSDKPYGKSYTVDMLGNVVGSREVRYLNLEMDRFKELAIKQLQAGESVWFGSDVGQVSDRQKGILATNTYDFAASMDIRLSQDKAGRLDYSESLMTHAMVLTGVDLDEAGKPLKWKVENSWGEKVGDKGYFVASDAWMDEYTYQIVVRKEFLTADELAAYEAEPQMLAPWDPMGALA; encoded by the coding sequence ATGTCAGCATTAACAGAGACATTTACAGAACAATTATTTGCTCATTACGAAGCCAATGCAAAATTCTCAGCTATTGAGAATGCCGTTACACATAATGGTTTGCTAAAATCATTAGAAACCCGTCAAAGCGAAGTAGACAATGATTTTGTGTTTTCTATTGATTTAACTAAGGACAAGGTATCCAATCAAAAGGCTTCGGGTCGCTGCTGGATGTTTGCTGCCTTGAACACTTTCCGACACAAATTAATCACAGAATTTAAGTTAGAAAATTTTGAGTTGTCACAAGCTCATACTTTCTTTTGGGATAAGTATGAAAAAGCCAACTGGTTTATGGAACAGGTCATTGCTACAGCTGACCAAGAATTAACCAGTCGTAAAGTCAAGTTTCTCTTGGATGTTCCACAACAAGATGGTGGTCAGTGGGACATGGTGGTTTCCTTGTTTGAGAAGTATGGAGTGGTGCCAAAATCAGTTTACCCAGAATCCATCTCATCAAGTAACAGCCGTGAATTAAATCAGTATTTGAATAAATTATTGCGACAAGATGCTCAAATTCTTCGTGACCTGATTGCGACAGGTGCTGATGAAAAACAAGTTGGGAATCGAAAAGCAGAACTTCTTCAAGAAATTTTCAACTTCTTGGCCATGACGTTAGGCTTGCCACCTCGTCATTTTGACTTTGCCTACCGTGACAAAGATAATCAATATCATCTTGAAAAAGGCTTGACACCTCAAACTTTCTATGACAAATTTGTAGGGCTAAAATTATCTGATTACGTTTCTGTTATCAATGCCCCAACTTCAGATAAGCCTTATGGCAAATCCTATACCGTTGACATGCTAGGTAATGTGGTTGGTAGTCGTGAAGTTCGCTACCTCAATTTGGAGATGGATCGCTTCAAAGAACTTGCCATCAAGCAACTGCAGGCTGGTGAGTCCGTTTGGTTTGGCTCTGATGTGGGTCAAGTTTCAGATCGTCAAAAAGGCATTTTGGCAACTAATACTTACGATTTTGCAGCTAGCATGGATATTCGTCTTAGTCAAGATAAGGCTGGACGCTTGGATTACAGTGAAAGTTTGATGACACATGCTATGGTCTTAACAGGTGTTGACTTAGATGAAGCAGGAAAACCGTTAAAATGGAAGGTTGAAAATTCATGGGGTGAGAAGGTTGGTGACAAGGGTTACTTTGTTGCTTCAGATGCTTGGATGGACGAATATACCTATCAAATCGTTGTCCGTAAAGAATTCTTAACAGCTGACGAGCTAGCGGCCTATGAAGCAGAGCCACAAATGCTAGCCCCTTGGGATCCAATGGGTGCTTTAGCCTAA
- a CDS encoding nicotinate phosphoribosyltransferase yields the protein MYKDDSLTLHTDLYQINMMQVYFEQGIHNRHAVFEVYFRKEPFNNGYAVFAGLQRMVEYLNQFQFSEADLAYLKELGYHDAFLTYLKELRLELTIRSAKEGDLVFANEPIVQVEGPLGQCQLVETALLNIVNFQTLIATKAARIRSVIEDEPLLEFGTRRAQELDAAIWGTRAAMIGGADATSNVRAGKLFDIPVSGTHAHALVQAYGNDYDAFMAYAKTHKDCVFLVDTYDTLKVGVPTAIRVAQEMGDKINFLGVRLDSGDLAYLSKKVRQQLDDAGFTEAKIYASNDLDENTILNLKMQKAKIDVWGVGTKLITAYDQPALGAVYKIVSIEQEDGTMRDTIKLSNNAEKVSTPGKKQVWRITSHEKGKSEGDYITFTDIDVNALTEIEMFHPTYTYINKTVRDFDAVPLLVDVFVKGELVYQLPTLSEIKAYAKKEFDKLWDEYKRVLNPQDYPVDLARDVWQNKMTLIDKIRKDTHGKSDLK from the coding sequence ATGTATAAAGATGATAGTTTAACACTCCATACTGATTTATATCAGATTAATATGATGCAAGTTTATTTTGAACAAGGCATCCATAACCGTCATGCTGTTTTTGAAGTCTATTTCCGCAAGGAGCCTTTTAACAATGGTTATGCTGTCTTTGCTGGTTTGCAACGTATGGTGGAGTACTTGAACCAATTTCAATTTTCTGAAGCTGATCTAGCCTATTTAAAAGAGTTGGGTTATCATGACGCTTTCTTAACCTACCTCAAAGAGTTGCGTTTGGAATTGACCATTCGTTCTGCCAAAGAAGGGGATTTGGTCTTTGCCAATGAACCAATTGTGCAAGTGGAAGGCCCCCTTGGTCAATGTCAATTGGTAGAAACAGCCCTCTTGAACATTGTTAATTTTCAAACCTTGATTGCCACCAAAGCAGCCCGTATTCGTTCTGTGATTGAAGATGAGCCGCTTTTAGAATTTGGGACCCGTCGTGCACAAGAATTAGATGCTGCAATCTGGGGAACCCGCGCAGCAATGATTGGCGGAGCTGATGCAACAAGTAATGTGAGAGCAGGCAAACTTTTTGATATTCCTGTCTCTGGTACCCATGCCCATGCCCTTGTCCAAGCCTACGGCAATGACTATGATGCTTTCATGGCTTATGCCAAGACACACAAAGATTGTGTTTTTCTGGTGGATACCTATGACACACTTAAAGTAGGTGTGCCAACAGCTATCCGAGTGGCTCAAGAAATGGGTGACAAGATTAATTTCCTAGGTGTTCGATTGGATTCTGGTGACTTGGCTTACCTTTCTAAAAAAGTCCGTCAGCAGCTGGATGACGCTGGTTTTACCGAGGCTAAGATTTATGCTTCCAATGACCTTGATGAAAATACCATCCTCAACTTGAAAATGCAAAAGGCTAAGATTGATGTTTGGGGTGTCGGTACCAAACTGATCACAGCCTATGACCAACCTGCCTTAGGAGCGGTTTATAAAATTGTATCCATTGAACAAGAGGATGGGACCATGCGTGATACCATTAAGTTATCTAATAATGCTGAAAAAGTATCTACGCCAGGAAAAAAACAAGTCTGGCGCATTACTAGCCATGAAAAAGGCAAGTCAGAAGGTGATTATATTACCTTTACTGATATTGACGTCAACGCCTTGACTGAAATTGAGATGTTCCACCCAACCTATACTTATATCAATAAGACGGTCAGAGATTTTGATGCTGTTCCTCTCTTAGTTGATGTTTTTGTCAAGGGGGAATTGGTTTACCAGCTACCGACCTTGTCTGAAATCAAGGCTTACGCTAAAAAAGAATTTGACAAGCTTTGGGACGAATACAAGCGCGTGCTCAACCCGCAAGATTACCCAGTTGATTTGGCGCGAGATGTTTGGCAAAACAAGATGACCTTGATTGATAAAATTCGTAAAGATACTCATGGAAAGAGTGATTTAAAATGA
- a CDS encoding DUF1273 domain-containing protein, with protein sequence MTAILITGYRSFELGIFDPKDQRISIIKKAIRKDLIGYLQQGVDWFIFTGNLGFEQWALEVANELKKDYPLQVAAIFPFETHGHNWNAKNQEVLSQFKAVDFVKYSFPMYKNPQQFSRYHHFLLANTDGAYIFYDSENETNLKYLVAKMKDLPHYDLSFLTFDRLNEIVEE encoded by the coding sequence ATGACTGCAATTCTGATAACAGGGTATCGAAGTTTTGAACTAGGAATTTTTGACCCGAAAGACCAGCGAATTTCCATAATTAAGAAAGCCATTCGGAAGGATTTGATTGGCTATTTACAACAAGGTGTGGATTGGTTTATCTTTACAGGAAATCTAGGTTTTGAACAGTGGGCCTTAGAAGTGGCTAATGAATTAAAAAAAGACTATCCCTTACAAGTAGCAGCCATCTTTCCTTTTGAAACACACGGGCATAATTGGAATGCAAAAAACCAGGAGGTGTTAAGCCAATTTAAGGCTGTCGACTTCGTTAAGTACAGTTTTCCAATGTATAAGAACCCTCAACAATTTAGTCGTTACCATCATTTTTTGTTAGCTAATACAGATGGTGCGTATATTTTTTATGATAGTGAGAATGAGACCAATCTCAAATACCTTGTGGCTAAAATGAAGGACTTACCACATTATGACTTGTCTTTTTTGACCTTTGACCGCTTAAATGAGATTGTAGAAGAATAG
- a CDS encoding amino acid permease, which translates to MSIKEQTDNKELENGMVRGLENRHVQLIAIAGTIGTGLFLGAGRSIALTGPSIIFVYMITGAFMFMMMRAIGEMLYYDPDQHTFINFITKYIGPGWGYFSGLSYWISLVFIGMAEITAVGSYVQFWFPTWPAWLIQLVFLVLLSSINLIAVRVFGETEFWFAMIKIVAILALIATAIFMVLTGFETHTGHASLSNIFDHFSLFPKGKLKFFMAFQMVFFAYQAIEFVGITTSETANPRKVLPKAIQEIPTRIVIFYVGALVSIMAIVPWYQLPVDESPFVMVFKLVGIKWAAALINFVVLTSAASALNSTLYSTGRHLYQIANETPNALTNRLKINTLSRQGVPSRAIIASAVVVGISALINILPGVADAFSLITASSSGVYIAIYALTMLAHWKYRQSSDFMADGYLMPKYKVTTPLTLAFFAFVFISLFLQESTYIGAIGATIWIIVFGIYSHLKFKRS; encoded by the coding sequence ATGTCTATAAAAGAACAAACAGACAATAAAGAACTAGAAAATGGAATGGTAAGGGGCTTAGAAAATCGTCATGTGCAGTTAATTGCGATTGCAGGAACGATTGGAACAGGTCTCTTTTTAGGGGCAGGACGCTCCATCGCCTTGACAGGACCATCTATTATTTTTGTTTATATGATTACAGGTGCCTTCATGTTTATGATGATGCGCGCTATTGGCGAAATGCTCTATTATGACCCAGACCAACATACCTTTATCAATTTTATTACCAAATACATTGGTCCAGGCTGGGGTTATTTTTCGGGGCTATCCTATTGGATTTCCCTTGTTTTTATTGGAATGGCTGAAATCACAGCGGTCGGTTCCTATGTTCAATTTTGGTTTCCAACCTGGCCAGCCTGGCTAATCCAGCTTGTCTTTTTGGTGCTATTAAGCTCCATCAACTTGATTGCCGTGCGCGTTTTTGGAGAAACAGAGTTTTGGTTTGCCATGATTAAAATTGTAGCTATTTTAGCCTTGATTGCGACAGCGATTTTCATGGTTCTAACAGGTTTTGAAACACATACAGGGCATGCCAGCCTCTCTAATATTTTTGACCACTTTTCCTTGTTTCCAAAGGGGAAGTTGAAATTCTTCATGGCTTTCCAGATGGTTTTCTTTGCCTATCAGGCTATTGAATTTGTTGGCATCACCACTTCTGAAACAGCCAATCCAAGAAAAGTGTTGCCAAAAGCCATTCAAGAAATTCCAACCCGTATTGTTATTTTCTACGTAGGAGCCTTGGTATCTATTATGGCAATTGTGCCATGGTATCAATTACCAGTTGATGAATCTCCATTTGTAATGGTGTTTAAGCTGGTTGGGATTAAATGGGCAGCCGCTTTGATTAACTTTGTGGTTTTGACTTCAGCAGCATCAGCCCTCAATTCAACCCTTTATTCAACTGGTCGTCATCTCTATCAGATTGCCAATGAGACTCCAAATGCCTTGACCAATCGCTTAAAAATTAATACCTTATCACGTCAAGGTGTTCCAAGCCGTGCTATCATTGCTTCAGCTGTTGTGGTTGGTATTTCAGCCCTGATTAATATTTTGCCAGGAGTTGCAGATGCTTTCTCCCTTATCACAGCCTCCTCATCTGGTGTTTACATTGCAATCTATGCCTTGACCATGCTTGCTCATTGGAAATATCGCCAATCCAGTGACTTTATGGCAGATGGCTATTTGATGCCAAAATATAAGGTTACGACGCCGTTGACGCTTGCATTTTTTGCCTTTGTTTTTATCTCCCTTTTCTTGCAAGAATCCACTTATATTGGTGCTATTGGAGCAACGATTTGGATTATTGTTTTTGGGATTTACAGCCATTTAAAATTTAAGCGAAGCTAA
- the trxB gene encoding thioredoxin-disulfide reductase, producing the protein MYDTLIIGSGPAGMTAALYAARSNLRVGIIEQGAPGGQMNNTSEIENYPGYDHISGPELSMKMYEPLEKFKVENIYGIVQKIEDFGSYKRVSTEDESYDAKTIILATGAKYRVLGVPGEEEYTSRGVSYCAVCDGAFFRNQDLLVVGGGDSAVEEAIYLTQFAKKVTVVHRRDQLRAQKILQDRAFANDKVDFIWDSVVKEIQGNDIKVSNVLVENVKTGTVTDHAFGGVFIYVGMIPVTSMVSELGITDQEGWIITDDHMRTSIPGIFAIGDVRQKDLRQITTAVGDGAIAGQGVYHYIENMPSES; encoded by the coding sequence ATGTACGATACATTAATTATAGGTTCAGGCCCAGCCGGCATGACTGCTGCCTTGTATGCGGCAAGAAGTAACTTGCGTGTTGGCATTATCGAGCAAGGCGCTCCAGGCGGCCAGATGAACAACACGTCTGAAATTGAAAATTACCCAGGTTATGACCATATTTCAGGACCAGAATTATCAATGAAGATGTACGAACCTTTGGAAAAATTTAAGGTTGAAAACATTTATGGGATTGTTCAAAAAATAGAGGATTTTGGGTCATACAAGCGCGTGTCAACCGAAGATGAGAGTTATGATGCTAAAACAATTATCCTTGCAACAGGGGCTAAATACCGTGTGTTAGGGGTACCAGGTGAAGAAGAATATACCAGTCGTGGGGTATCTTATTGTGCTGTTTGCGATGGGGCTTTCTTTAGAAATCAAGACCTCCTTGTTGTAGGAGGAGGGGACTCAGCTGTAGAAGAAGCCATCTACCTGACCCAATTTGCTAAAAAGGTAACCGTAGTTCATCGCCGTGACCAATTAAGAGCTCAAAAAATCTTGCAAGACCGTGCTTTTGCTAATGACAAGGTTGACTTTATCTGGGATTCTGTTGTTAAAGAAATTCAGGGCAATGACATTAAGGTCTCCAATGTGTTAGTTGAAAATGTGAAAACAGGCACAGTAACTGACCATGCCTTTGGAGGTGTTTTCATCTATGTTGGTATGATTCCTGTCACAAGCATGGTGAGTGAGCTAGGCATTACTGATCAAGAAGGCTGGATTATCACAGATGATCACATGCGCACAAGTATTCCTGGTATCTTTGCGATTGGAGACGTTCGCCAAAAAGACCTTCGTCAAATCACAACAGCTGTTGGAGATGGCGCCATCGCTGGTCAAGGAGTTTATCATTACATTGAGAATATGCCATCAGAAAGCTAG
- the pbp1a gene encoding penicillin-binding protein PBP1A has product MITIKNPKILKWLKYVLGAILSLIIVTIVLGGLLFAFYISSAPKLSEAELKSTNSSLVYDGNNNLIADLGSEKRENVTADSIPINLVNAITSIEDKRFFNHRGVDLYRIFGAAFHNLTSKTTQGGSTLDQQLIKLAYFSTNESDQTLKRKAQEVWLALQMERKYTKQEILTFYINKVYMGNGNYGMLTAAKSYYGKDLKDLSYAQLALLAGIPQAPSQYDPYTQPDAAQNRRNVVLQQMYMEKNITKAEYEAALATPVADGLQPLQQRSTYPKYMDNYLKQVIEEVKKATNKDIFTSGLKVYTNIIPEAQQTLYNIYNSNDYVYYPDQDFQVASTVVDVTNGHVIAQLGGRNQDENVSFGTNQAVLTDRDWGSTMKPITAYAPAIESGAYNSTAQSTNDSVYYWPGTTTQLFNWDRKYNGWMTIQSAIMLSRNVPAVRALDAAGLDYARSFLSGLGINYPEMHYSNAISSNNSSSETKYGASSEKMAAAYAAFANGGIYYKPQYVNKIEFSDGTSKVFEDKGKRAMKETTAYMMTDMLKTVLSYGTGTAAAIPGVAQAGKTGTSNYTDEELAKIGEKYGLYSDYVGTLAPDENFVGFTNQYAMAVWTGYKNRLTPVYGYSLEIASDVYRSMMTYLTNGYSDDWTMPSGLYRSGGFLYLSGTYASNTDYTNSVYNNLYGNTSSSTSSQSTTTDETTDTNDANGSTSTESGADHATTDDKKTNH; this is encoded by the coding sequence GTGATTACAATTAAAAATCCAAAAATCCTTAAATGGCTAAAATATGTACTCGGTGCTATCCTTAGTCTTATCATTGTGACAATCGTTTTGGGCGGACTTTTGTTTGCTTTTTATATTAGCAGTGCTCCAAAATTATCGGAAGCAGAGCTTAAATCGACCAATTCAAGCCTTGTATACGACGGCAATAACAACCTTATCGCTGACTTAGGTTCTGAAAAACGTGAAAATGTGACAGCTGATAGTATTCCTATTAATTTGGTCAATGCCATCACTTCTATTGAAGACAAACGTTTCTTCAACCACCGTGGGGTAGATCTTTATCGTATTTTTGGTGCAGCCTTCCACAATTTAACCAGCAAAACCACTCAAGGAGGGTCAACTCTTGACCAACAATTGATTAAATTAGCATACTTCTCAACCAATGAGTCCGACCAAACTTTGAAGCGTAAGGCTCAAGAAGTATGGCTTGCTCTGCAAATGGAGCGTAAATACACCAAACAAGAAATTTTAACCTTCTATATTAATAAAGTGTATATGGGCAATGGAAACTATGGTATGCTGACTGCAGCTAAATCTTACTATGGCAAAGACCTCAAAGATTTGTCCTATGCACAGTTAGCATTATTAGCTGGTATTCCACAAGCCCCAAGTCAATACGATCCTTATACACAACCTGATGCTGCTCAAAATCGTCGTAATGTCGTGCTACAACAAATGTACATGGAAAAGAACATTACCAAAGCTGAATATGAAGCTGCTCTTGCTACTCCTGTTGCCGATGGTCTCCAACCTCTTCAACAACGCTCAACCTATCCAAAATACATGGATAATTACTTGAAACAAGTTATTGAAGAAGTTAAAAAAGCAACCAACAAAGACATTTTCACTTCTGGCTTAAAAGTCTACACTAACATTATCCCAGAAGCTCAACAAACCCTCTACAACATTTACAATTCTAATGATTACGTGTACTACCCTGACCAAGATTTTCAGGTGGCATCAACCGTTGTAGATGTTACTAACGGTCATGTTATCGCCCAACTAGGTGGTCGTAACCAGGATGAGAACGTTTCTTTTGGAACCAACCAGGCCGTCTTGACAGACCGTGACTGGGGTTCCACTATGAAACCAATCACTGCTTATGCTCCAGCCATTGAATCTGGAGCTTACAATTCTACCGCTCAATCTACTAATGACTCTGTTTATTATTGGCCTGGCACTACTACCCAGTTGTTCAACTGGGACCGCAAATACAATGGTTGGATGACCATTCAATCAGCTATTATGCTATCTCGTAACGTTCCTGCTGTTAGAGCACTTGATGCGGCTGGCCTTGACTATGCTCGTTCTTTCTTGAGCGGTCTTGGTATTAATTACCCTGAAATGCATTATTCAAATGCTATTTCAAGTAATAATAGCAGTTCTGAGACCAAGTATGGAGCAAGTAGTGAGAAAATGGCCGCTGCCTATGCCGCCTTTGCTAATGGTGGGATTTACTACAAACCACAATACGTCAACAAGATTGAATTCAGCGATGGCACCAGTAAAGTCTTTGAAGATAAAGGCAAACGTGCCATGAAAGAAACAACAGCCTACATGATGACAGATATGTTGAAAACGGTTCTTTCTTACGGTACAGGTACTGCCGCTGCTATTCCTGGCGTTGCCCAAGCTGGTAAAACGGGTACCTCTAATTACACTGACGAAGAACTGGCTAAAATTGGTGAGAAGTATGGCCTTTATTCAGATTATGTTGGCACTCTGGCTCCAGATGAAAACTTTGTTGGCTTTACCAATCAATACGCTATGGCTGTCTGGACAGGTTACAAAAACCGCTTGACCCCAGTTTATGGTTATAGTTTAGAAATTGCCTCCGATGTTTACCGCAGCATGATGACCTACTTAACAAATGGTTACAGTGACGATTGGACCATGCCAAGTGGTCTCTACCGCAGTGGTGGTTTCCTTTACTTAAGCGGGACTTATGCAAGTAACACTGACTATACCAATTCGGTTTACAATAACCTCTATGGTAATACCTCATCGTCCACATCTAGTCAATCAACGACTACTGATGAAACGACAGATACCAATGATGCCAACGGCTCAACCAGCACTGAAAGTGGCGCTGATCATGCCACAACAGATGATAAAAAAACAAATCATTAA